The Coleofasciculaceae cyanobacterium genome includes a window with the following:
- a CDS encoding DUF2839 family protein, with translation MGEARRRKKLLGEQYGKPTKRNSQVAIFSLNRTEGKIRRTKLSRPPIPALEHLKLKLNSVELRDWLIDSVEWPVGFCGFCNSRRCLENSI, from the coding sequence ATGGGTGAAGCTAGAAGAAGAAAGAAATTATTAGGTGAACAATACGGTAAACCGACTAAGAGAAATTCTCAAGTAGCAATTTTTTCTCTGAATCGAACCGAGGGGAAAATAAGAAGGACGAAGCTATCTCGTCCGCCAATTCCCGCTCTTGAGCATTTAAAATTAAAGCTGAATTCAGTTGAGCTGAGAGATTGGCTAATAGATTCAGTGGAGTGGCCTGTTGGATTTTGTGGTTTTTGTAACAGCCGAAGATGCCTGGAAAATAGCATCTAA